Proteins encoded by one window of Candidatus Kaelpia aquatica:
- a CDS encoding ATP-dependent Clp protease proteolytic subunit: MKNKRKDVVIILIISLLIFVSNVSAEKIMVIPVKGVIDLGLSTFIKNSIEQAETRDITTIILEMDTPGGRVDAADIICEAILNYQGKTITFVTNQAWSAGSMIALSTDKIIMRPAASIGSAEPRQGISGEKTDEKIVSALRARFKALAEEKNHNTALAQAMVDKDIVVLKILLNDQTLIVTEEELNEKIATEEAEVKILTTISEEGKLLNLSAKDAKKYSLAKEICENRETLITYLEIETPEIIEGSPSWSENLVRFITHPILSSLLLGIGFWAIMLALRIPGLGLPEIAGISALGLFFWGHKLAGLSEWLDILLVIIGLALILVELFIIPGFGLTGAVGALTLLAGIVLTLTNHPIYPPIEGLNRASGIMLSSLFISLVMLFISLKIFPKTKFWNRLILEYQLTKPKIEDGSTMLDNGTAVSDLRPVGKAKFGNKIYDVETLGDYIQKGEKVKIISKHGNIRKVKKA, from the coding sequence TTGAAAAATAAGAGAAAAGACGTTGTAATCATCCTAATAATATCTCTCCTGATCTTTGTATCAAATGTATCGGCTGAAAAAATCATGGTCATCCCTGTTAAGGGGGTAATTGATTTAGGACTCTCCACTTTTATTAAAAACTCTATAGAACAAGCAGAGACTCGAGATATAACTACTATTATTTTAGAGATGGATACACCCGGAGGCAGAGTAGATGCTGCTGATATAATCTGTGAAGCTATACTCAATTACCAAGGCAAAACTATTACTTTCGTAACCAATCAAGCCTGGTCTGCAGGAAGCATGATCGCATTATCAACAGATAAAATAATAATGCGGCCTGCAGCAAGTATAGGTTCTGCAGAGCCCAGGCAAGGAATATCAGGAGAAAAAACAGATGAGAAGATAGTCTCTGCCTTAAGGGCACGATTTAAAGCCTTGGCTGAGGAGAAAAATCATAATACTGCCTTAGCTCAGGCTATGGTTGATAAAGATATCGTGGTATTAAAAATACTTCTTAATGATCAAACTCTTATCGTTACAGAGGAAGAGCTTAATGAAAAAATAGCAACCGAAGAAGCTGAGGTCAAAATTTTAACCACTATATCTGAAGAGGGTAAACTCCTAAATTTAAGCGCAAAAGATGCAAAGAAATATAGCTTGGCTAAAGAAATATGTGAAAATAGAGAGACTCTGATCACATATTTAGAGATAGAGACACCCGAGATAATAGAAGGGAGTCCTAGCTGGTCTGAAAACCTAGTAAGATTTATCACTCATCCTATACTATCTTCACTCCTTTTAGGCATTGGATTCTGGGCCATAATGCTTGCACTAAGAATACCAGGTCTAGGGCTTCCTGAAATTGCAGGAATAAGTGCACTGGGGCTTTTCTTCTGGGGCCATAAGCTAGCAGGCTTATCAGAATGGTTAGATATACTCCTTGTTATCATAGGTCTAGCCTTGATCTTAGTCGAGCTCTTCATAATTCCGGGATTTGGACTAACAGGAGCAGTAGGGGCTTTAACCTTACTGGCAGGAATAGTCCTTACGTTGACAAACCACCCCATATATCCACCGATTGAGGGGCTCAATAGAGCATCTGGAATAATGCTCTCGTCTCTCTTCATCTCTCTTGTCATGTTATTTATAAGTCTAAAAATATTTCCAAAAACAAAGTTCTGGAATAGATTAATTTTAGAATATCAACTAACAAAACCTAAGATAGAAGATGGATCTACAATGTTAGATAATGGAACTGCCGTATCTGACTTAAGACCCGTGGGAAAAGCTAAGTTTGGGAATAAGATATATGATGTAGAGACCCTGGGTGACTATATTCAAAAAGGAGAAAAAGTGAAAATCATCTCAAAACATGGTAATATAAGAAAAGTAAAAAAAGCATGA
- a CDS encoding NfeD family protein, producing the protein MNILNNIFTILFGLIASIVFFLMELFIIPGFGIMGMLGITILAITTRLAYKNLGPEAGIYTLLAGIFLASLFVYYFIKRQLFKKTTLQYRLTKEDGYGIRNLLIKEYIDKEGIAISVLRPVGIIEIDGERLDATAEGTFFLEKGSKIKVVGIEGNRLRVQKTEEV; encoded by the coding sequence ATGAATATACTTAACAATATCTTTACTATACTATTTGGACTCATAGCTTCAATAGTTTTCTTCCTGATGGAGCTTTTTATAATTCCGGGGTTCGGCATAATGGGTATGCTGGGTATTACAATCCTCGCAATTACAACTCGCCTTGCCTATAAGAATCTAGGACCAGAAGCTGGAATATATACCCTGCTTGCCGGTATTTTTCTTGCAAGCTTATTTGTATACTATTTTATTAAGAGACAGCTCTTTAAAAAGACCACTCTGCAGTATAGATTGACAAAAGAAGACGGCTATGGGATAAGGAATCTATTAATAAAAGAGTATATCGATAAAGAAGGTATAGCGATAAGTGTATTGAGGCCTGTGGGCATCATAGAGATAGACGGCGAAAGACTTGATGCTACAGCAGAGGGAACTTTCTTTCTTGAGAAAGGTTCTAAAATAAAAGTCGTAGGCATAGAAGGCAATAGATTAAGAGTTCAAAAAACAGAGGAGGTTTAG
- a CDS encoding HAMP domain-containing protein: protein MKDRKRRIYFIDRKFQVQFIIKFCLLVVLSSAITAGLLYLFASRTTTVSFENTEAVVKSTADFIAPILIQTIVVVMVFMGLFTIMLTLFISHKIAGPLYRLQKEFEIMADGDFRSDFKLRGDDQLQSIAESLNDMKARLRFYFNTFGSSIQELETLLSENIVEEDKRSPFINRLDKIKNTLNRFKF, encoded by the coding sequence ATGAAAGATAGAAAGAGAAGGATATATTTTATAGATAGAAAGTTTCAGGTGCAGTTTATAATCAAATTTTGCCTTCTGGTGGTGTTAAGCTCTGCTATTACCGCAGGCTTGCTTTATCTGTTTGCCTCTAGGACAACTACGGTCAGCTTTGAGAATACAGAGGCAGTTGTTAAATCCACAGCCGACTTCATAGCACCAATCTTAATACAAACCATCGTTGTCGTAATGGTCTTTATGGGTCTATTTACGATTATGTTGACCCTCTTTATCTCTCATAAGATAGCCGGTCCGCTATATCGCTTGCAGAAAGAGTTTGAGATTATGGCTGACGGTGATTTTCGCTCAGATTTTAAGCTTAGGGGAGATGATCAGCTTCAGAGCATTGCAGAATCTTTAAATGATATGAAGGCGAGGTTGAGATTCTATTTCAATACGTTTGGCTCCAGCATCCAAGAATTAGAAACCTTATTAAGCGAAAATATAGTAGAAGAGGATAAGAGGAGTCCATTTATAAACAGGTTAGACAAGATTAAAAATACTCTTAATCGCTTTAAGTTTTGA
- a CDS encoding cytochrome c biogenesis protein CcdA, with translation MNDISFIMAFLGGVFYFFSPCILPLIPSFLSFISGISFNEMKENPACLRKRMVIYTLLFLLGFSCIFISLGLGASLLGEIIFRLKFPVQRIGGVVIVLLGLYVLFYSRLKFLPALNFSLRKKPAGIIGIIFVGVVFAFSFTACATPYLAAVLTVASIKADLFRGFLLLLFFSLGLSLPFLISALSLSWFLTLFGKIKKSLRVIEIAAGSMLILFGIYILSGKV, from the coding sequence ATGAATGACATATCATTCATTATGGCTTTTTTAGGCGGAGTATTCTATTTTTTCTCACCATGCATTTTGCCGCTCATTCCCTCTTTCCTCTCTTTTATAAGCGGTATCTCTTTTAATGAGATGAAAGAAAACCCCGCTTGTTTACGCAAGAGGATGGTTATCTACACCCTTCTTTTTTTATTAGGCTTCTCTTGTATATTCATATCTCTGGGTCTTGGAGCTTCTCTGTTGGGAGAAATTATATTTAGATTAAAGTTTCCCGTTCAGAGAATAGGCGGAGTAGTAATAGTTTTATTGGGGCTTTACGTTTTGTTTTACAGCAGATTAAAGTTTTTGCCTGCGCTAAATTTTTCGCTGCGGAAAAAACCTGCAGGGATAATAGGGATAATATTTGTTGGGGTAGTGTTTGCATTCAGCTTTACTGCTTGTGCTACTCCTTATTTGGCTGCTGTTTTAACAGTTGCAAGTATAAAGGCCGATCTATTTAGAGGGTTTTTATTGCTACTCTTTTTTTCCCTAGGTCTCTCTCTGCCTTTTTTGATCTCTGCTTTATCGTTATCATGGTTCCTCACTCTATTTGGCAAGATTAAGAAGAGTCTAAGAGTAATTGAAATAGCAGCCGGATCTATGCTCATCCTCTTTGGCATCTATATTCTTAGCGGTAAAGTTTAA
- the floA gene encoding flotillin-like protein FloA (flotillin-like protein involved in membrane lipid rafts) → MNMAILFLIIFGGFFLFGYFIPLRLWVAALAAGVKLNLLSLVGMRLRKVDPNIIVPSLIMLHKAGLATEINQMEAHYLAGGNVLNVIKALISADKAEIVLNFERAAAIDLAGRDVLDAVKTSVNPKVIDAPREGMIAAVAKDGIQVLAKARVTVRANLDRLVGGATEETIIARVGEGIVTTIGSSASYKNVIENPDSISKTVLDKGLDAGTAFEILSIDIADIDVGKNIGAQLQTDQAEADLKVAQAKAETRRAMAVAQEQEMKAKVQEMQAKVVEAEAQVPLAIAEAFKSGHLGVLDYYKMNNIQADTKMRSNIAGDIQPKKEDK, encoded by the coding sequence ATGAACATGGCGATTCTTTTCTTAATAATCTTTGGAGGGTTTTTTCTCTTTGGCTATTTTATCCCACTAAGGCTCTGGGTCGCAGCACTTGCCGCAGGAGTAAAGTTAAATCTATTAAGCCTCGTTGGTATGAGGCTTAGAAAAGTAGACCCCAACATTATAGTCCCTTCTCTTATAATGCTGCATAAAGCAGGCTTGGCAACAGAAATAAATCAGATGGAAGCTCATTATCTTGCCGGCGGAAATGTATTAAATGTAATAAAGGCTCTTATATCGGCCGATAAAGCTGAGATAGTTTTAAACTTTGAAAGAGCGGCGGCAATTGACCTTGCAGGAAGAGATGTGCTAGATGCCGTCAAAACATCGGTTAACCCTAAGGTTATTGATGCACCAAGAGAGGGCATGATTGCAGCTGTTGCTAAAGATGGGATACAGGTTTTGGCTAAAGCACGTGTTACGGTAAGAGCCAACCTTGATAGACTCGTAGGAGGCGCGACTGAAGAAACAATCATAGCAAGAGTCGGAGAGGGAATAGTTACAACAATAGGCTCGTCTGCATCCTATAAAAATGTGATTGAAAACCCAGACTCTATATCCAAAACAGTTCTAGATAAAGGCCTTGATGCAGGGACTGCATTTGAAATTCTTTCTATAGATATCGCAGATATAGACGTTGGTAAAAATATCGGTGCTCAACTACAGACCGATCAGGCAGAGGCTGATTTAAAAGTAGCTCAAGCAAAAGCAGAGACACGTCGGGCTATGGCTGTTGCACAAGAACAGGAGATGAAAGCAAAGGTACAAGAGATGCAAGCAAAGGTGGTAGAAGCAGAGGCCCAAGTCCCGCTTGCAATTGCAGAAGCATTTAAGAGCGGCCACCTAGGAGTTCTTGACTATTATAAAATGAACAACATCCAGGCTGATACAAAGATGCGATCGAATATTGCAGGAGATATACAGCCAAAAAAAGAAGATAAATAA
- a CDS encoding redoxin domain-containing protein has protein sequence MKIKKKLTPILIVLLAGIGFLIYSNSKQEGFSAEATNKIPSKDERVPAKDFSFQDLDGSDYSLSDFKGKVIIVNFRTISCSACDTEVDFLKTFVPSLDRSKIEFIPLFLGDKKLAIESYLKQKGADFPVYSDDYGLSALKYGVFGLPSSFIIDKDFRAVAKIPGAIDWNQPEIIGFLQALINE, from the coding sequence TTGAAAATTAAGAAAAAATTAACCCCTATTTTAATTGTCTTGTTAGCCGGAATAGGATTTTTAATTTATTCAAATAGTAAGCAAGAAGGTTTTTCAGCCGAAGCAACTAATAAAATTCCTTCTAAAGACGAGAGGGTCCCGGCAAAGGATTTTAGTTTTCAGGATTTAGATGGGTCAGACTACAGTCTTTCGGATTTTAAAGGTAAGGTAATAATAGTTAATTTTCGAACTATAAGTTGTAGTGCTTGTGATACCGAAGTTGATTTTTTAAAGACCTTTGTTCCCTCTCTAGATAGATCTAAGATAGAGTTTATACCACTTTTCTTGGGAGATAAAAAACTTGCTATTGAAAGTTATCTAAAACAGAAAGGCGCAGATTTCCCAGTCTATTCTGATGATTATGGGTTATCGGCTCTTAAGTATGGTGTGTTTGGTTTACCCAGCTCGTTTATTATTGATAAAGACTTCAGGGCTGTTGCCAAGATTCCTGGGGCTATAGACTGGAATCAGCCTGAAATAATTGGTTTTTTGCAGGCTTTAATCAATGAATGA
- a CDS encoding SurA N-terminal domain-containing protein translates to MIMKKLIGITVIFMVLVVLFYVFRVYFREDSHVVRINNFSMTLDEFENYFAKMNAERPDTLDSRQGVLEALISKKLILQEAEKLSLHKSEEFLGALQHYYEQLLFKLIVDLKSKELASEVNISDSQVRDRYDEMLEEGLTDKRLDEIYQQVKWQLLRGEQTRALNDWLDEVKECSAIEIDYDMVLNKEGGVE, encoded by the coding sequence TTGATTATGAAAAAGCTGATAGGCATTACAGTTATCTTTATGGTTTTAGTCGTGCTCTTTTACGTTTTTAGAGTTTACTTCAGAGAAGACTCCCATGTTGTAAGAATTAATAATTTTTCGATGACTCTGGATGAATTTGAAAACTATTTTGCCAAGATGAATGCAGAAAGGCCTGATACATTAGATTCTAGACAAGGAGTATTAGAAGCACTAATAAGCAAAAAGTTGATTTTGCAAGAAGCAGAAAAGTTAAGTCTTCATAAAAGTGAAGAGTTTTTAGGTGCTCTTCAGCATTATTATGAGCAGCTTCTGTTCAAACTGATAGTAGATTTAAAATCTAAAGAGCTAGCTTCGGAGGTAAATATTTCGGACTCTCAAGTAAGAGATCGTTATGATGAAATGCTGGAAGAAGGTCTTACAGATAAGAGGTTGGATGAGATCTACCAGCAGGTCAAGTGGCAGCTTTTGCGAGGAGAACAGACCAGGGCTTTAAATGACTGGCTTGATGAAGTCAAAGAATGTTCTGCGATAGAGATTGATTACGATATGGTCTTGAATAAAGAAGGAGGAGTAGAATGA